A stretch of DNA from Dehalobacterium formicoaceticum:
AATCTCTACAATCAGCAAGCTGCTGCAAAAGCAGAGCTAGGCAAGCCATTCCCTCAAGAACAGGAGCTAAAAGAAAAAACCATACGGCTCTCAACCCTCGACGCTGAGCTTAATATGGATGCAGGCGGCCACGCCCCCTCCAGTGATGCTCTATGCAAAAAAGACCGTCCTTCCATCTTAGATTGCTTAAAACAACCTCCCAAAATCGGCAAAGAGCTTAAGGGAAAGCATGAGAAAGAAATGGAGGCACGATAATGGCAAAAAGGGCACGAAATATTCAACTTCACTTTATGGTGACGGAACAGGAGCGTAGTTTTATTGCAGAAAAAATGGAGCAGCTCGGCACAAAAAATTTAGGAGCCTATCTTCGCAAAATGGCGGTAGACGGCTACGTCATACAGCTTGATTTGTCAGATATTCGTGAATTGGTAAGCCTACTTCGACGCACCAGTAACAGTTTAAATCAGCTCACAAAGCGCGTACATGAAACAGGCAATATTTACAGTGATGACATTGAGGAATTAAGAAAAAGCTACGATAAACTTTGGGAGACGGCAGATGAAATACTCTGCCGCCTTTCTACAATTTAAAATCCGTATCATGGACAGACAGATAAGGCTTTGGTACGCTTGTCTTATAAAAATGGAGGTCGGTCTTATGAGAATCCTACTTAAAATAATTTTGTTCCCCATAACCCTTATGGTATCTATCATATTGCTGGTGTGCCAATTCATCTGTGTATTTAGCTCAATGCTGCTTTCAATTTTGGCATTTGTCTTGTTCGCAATTGGACTTGCAACGATGCTACTTTTGGGTGAAACAAATGAAGGATTAAAAGTCCTATTCATTGCTTACCTTATCAGTCCTTATGGTATCCCGATGCTCGCCGCATGGTTCCTTGGTACAATAGGCGGGATCAATGAAAGGCTCAAATCTATTTGATACTATGCACTTAGATCGTTGGATCTAGGTGCTGTTTTTTTGCAAAGGGAGGTGTTATCCTGGCTACCACACGTTTGATATCCATGCACCAAAATAAAGGCAAATCCATAGCCGACTGCCTTGCGGATCGTACCGATTATGCAAAGAATCCAAGCAAGACAAACGATGGCGAACTCATCCGTTCTTTCGAGTGCGATCCCAAAACTATACAGGGTGAATTTCTCCTAGCAAAGCGACAGTATTCTGATATTACAGGCAGGCAGCAAGAGAACGATGTGATAGCCTATCAAATACGCCAGTCCTTCAAACCGGATGAGATTTCGCCAGAGCTTGCCAACAAAATCGGTTATGAATTAGGCATGAGTTTTACGAAAGGCAACCACGCTTTTATCGTTGCAACTCACATCGACAAAGCCCATATTCACAATCATATTATCTTTAACTCCACTTCCTTGGACTGCACAAAAAAGTTCAGGGATTTTTTAGGCTCTGGAAAAGCTGTCCGTAAAATTTCTGATCGCCTTTGCCTTGAAAACAGTCTCTCTATCATCGAAAATCCAAAGCGTGGAAAGAATCATTATGGCAAGTGGTTAGGCGATAAAAAGCCTCTCTCCCACTCCGAAAAGCTACGCCAGATTATTGACGAAGTTCTTACAAGAAAGCCTGCGGATTTTACAGTCTTCTTAGAAGAAATGAAGCTGGCAGGCTTTGAAATAAAACAAGGAAACAACATATCCTTCAAGGGAGAGAATCAAAAGAAATTCATTCGCCTGCGTTCTCTCGGCAATGGTTATTCTGAGGATGAAATCAAAGCAATAATCAGTGGCGAGAAAGCCCCGATAAACAAGAAAAATCATCACCAAACACCTCCGTCACGTGTCAATTTGCTTGTGGATATACAGGCAAAATTACAGGCTGGCAAAGGTGCTGGCTATGAGCAGTGGGCTAAAATTTTCAATCTGAAGCAGATGGCACAGACAATAAACTTCTTAACAGAAAACAAGCTTCTTGCCTATGAGGATTTAGAGAAAAAATCTCTGAACGCCACCGATAATTTCAATCGCCTTTCTACAGAAATCAAGGCTGCTGAAAAGCGTATGGCAGAGATTGCTATACTTAAAGCCCACATAATTAATTACGCCAAAACCCGTGAAGTTTATACTGCCTATCGCAAAGCAGGATACTCTAAAAAGTTCTATGAAGAACATGCTGCTGACCTTCTTTTACACAAGGCATCAAAGGCGACCTTTGATGAGCTTGGGCTTAAAAAGCTGTCAACGGTTAAGTCTCTGCAAGCAGAGTATGCCGAGCTGCTTTCCAAAAAGAAACAAGCCTATGGGATCTACCACGCAGCAAAAAAAGAAATGCAGGAGGTACTTACCGCAAAGGCAAATATCGATCGCCTTTTACAGAGTGAGCCTCCAGTAAAAGAGAATGAAAAAGCTCCAAATCAAAGATAGCATTGCCCATATTATTTCAGCTCACGCAGTGAGCGTAGCCACACAATTCATTGTGTGTTCAGTGGGGATTGGGGATGCTCCCCAACAAGCAAAATTGCAAGGTGTGTACCACCTTGCCCTGCTTGCCACGATTGTTTTCAAAAAAACAGGACATTAAGACAGTACAATTTCTCTTCAACTCCGCTTCTTCTTATCCCACTTCATTAAATTGTAGTCATTTATCACATAAAGTTGTGAGTTTCTTTACTGATTTGCTATTAATTCTTGTAAGTTTACGATATCTGGTTTACAATGTAATGGTTATTATAATGCCCGGATTACAATGCCTGCAAAGCAAAGTCGGTGATAAAAGAGGGATGAATATGAATATCAGTTATAAGAAATTATGGATTGAGCTTATTAAGCGAGATATCAAGAAAAGTGATTTGAGAAAGCTAACCGGATTATCGGCAGGAACAATCACAAAGCTGAATAAAAACGAACCTGTTTCTGTTGCCGTATTGCTATCAGTTTGTGAAGTTTTACAATGTGACATCGGTGATATTTGTTCAGCGGTTTCAGATGGCAATGTTACAGAAAATAATTGAAGTATTCAGCGGAAAGGAGTGTTCACATGGGAAACGTAATCGCTTCAACAGAGCAAATGATTGAAAAAATCAACGATGTTCTTAAATCAAAAAAGAATGCGGTTGTTAATATTGTAAATGACAAGCTGACACTGTCAGTTTTTGCATTACTCGAACAAAATCTTAAAAATGTAAAGGAGATAAACTTTGTAATCAGAGATACTAAGTTTGTCCCTGAGAAATCTGAAATATCGCATGAGTTTGAAATGGCTCCAGCGGATATCTTATACAATTCCTATGATATTGTCGAAAAAAACAAATTGAAGCACTTTGCAAAAGCAAAGGCTATGCACGATTTTATCAAAGCGAATGTGAGTGTAAAAAGGGCAAACCCTAAAACCAAAATAGGTGGAAATATCATCATTATTGATGATGATTTTATGATACAAGGATCATCCTCCTTGGAGGTATCTCCAAAGAAAAGCAAAAACTCTTACAGGAATATCAATTTTGATACGATGCTCAATGGCACGATGGATAAAGATCAAATACTTTCGGCATTAAACATATTCAATCAAATCTGGTTTAACGATCAGGTTTCTTCGGATTACAAAGAAGAATTGTTGCAGAGTTTATCCTTTGTTTATAAAGAACACTCCCCTGAATTTCTGTACTATTATACCCTCAACGAACTGTTTGGATATCAAATAGATAGCGGTATAGAAAGATTTGAAAGAGACAGCGAAAGATTCAAAAAGACTGAAATATGGCAATCTCTTTATGATTTTCAGAAGGATTGTGTTGTCTCTGCCATTCAAAAGCTGCAAAAATACAGAGGCTGCATCATAGCCGACTCGGTTGGTTTAGGCAAAACCTTTGAAGCCCTTGCTGTAATAAAATATTTTGAAATCAAGATGGATAATGTCTTGGTTCTCACCCCTGCAAAACTATATGATAACTGGAACTCATTCCGTGGTACATACAAGGACAGTTTTTTAAATGAAATTTTCAATTACAGAATTATGTTTCACACAGATTTGTCCAGATACAAAGGCATGTCTCAATCTGGACAAGACCTAAAGCGATTCGACTGGGGCAATTACGACCTTGTTGTCATTGATGAATCACACAATTTCAGAAACAGAAATGACCGTTACGATGACAACGACCAGTTGATTATGACAAGGTATGCCCGACTGATGCAGGACGTAATCAAAAGAGGAAAAAACAACACCAAGGTGCTACTCCTCTCTGCTACTCCAGTTAATAATAGTTTGGTAGACCTTAAAAACCAGATTAGCATCATAACCGGCGATAGAGATTTCGCTTTTCAGGATGAAGGCATTTCCAGTGTAGAGAATCTTCTCAGGAAGTCCTCTGCTGTTATCAATCAATGGGAAACTACTCCCAACCATAATAAAAATGATTTGTTAGACAGCCTTCCTTCGGACTTTTATAAGCTCCTTGAGCTTATGACTATTTCCAGAAGCAGAAAGCATATTACCAGCTATTACGGCAACAGCAGCGTTGGCAAATTCCCCAGTAAAAACAAGCCGGAAACCAGACGTCCTGAAATTGACAGTCATGAAAAGCTGCTAAAGTTTGCTGATACGAATGAATTGCTTGAGTCCCTTGAATTATCGGTGTACACGCCGACAAAATATATTAAAAGCGAATACCAGAAAATATATGCCGAGAAATACAATTTGAAAGGAAAACGTGGCGGAAGCATGGACTTCCAAACCCAGTCCAAGGGTATGATTGTTATGCACCGTTTCAATCTCTTTAAACGCTTGGAAAGCTCGGTCTATTCCTTTGCGGAAACCATCAGAAGATTGGTGGAAAAGATTGACAGAACCGTGGAAATACTTAATCGAGGCGGATTTGTTGACGAGGAAACAGGCACAACTGATGAAGAATATGAATACCTGGAAGGCAAATATGAAATTGAGGTTGCCCACCTTCGTGTTGCGGATTATCTGTACGATTTAGAGGGCGACAAAATTATCCTAGAAAAAATATACAATGATGCAAAGAGCATTTTAGATGAAAATAGAGATTTGAAAATCCGCACCCTGCAAGATGAAATTATAAAAAAAGTAACGCAGATGCCTTACAACAGCGGCAACAAGAAAATTATCGTATTCACTGCTTTCTCAGATACAGCAGAATACATATATCAGCAAATTGCAGATGAGCTTAAGAAAAACTACTTATACACTGCCTGCGTGACAGGTAAAGGCGTAAAGACAAACAATAAACATGTGGATAATGATTTTAATTCCCTGCTCTGTGCCTTCTCTCCAAAATCAAAAATGAAAAAGGAGATTCCAGCGGATAAGCAGATCGACATTCTTATTGGCACAGACTGTATTTCGGAGGGTCAAAACTTGCAGGATTGCGATACGGTAATCAATTTTGACATCCAGTGGAATCCAGTATCCTTAATACAAAGATTTGGTCGAATTGACCGTATCGGCAGCACCAATGAACGTATTCAAATGATTAACTTCTTCCCAAACCTTGAGCTGAATGAATACCTAGGTTTGGAGCAGCGGGTAAAAGGGAAAATGACAACCTTGAATATTGTTTCCACCGGCGATGAGGATTTCTTGTCCCCTGAAATGAATGATTTCAACTTTAGAAAAAGGCAGCTGGAACGCTTGAAGGATGAAGTCATTGACATTGAAGATGCCAATGAGAATATATCTCTTACCGACCTAAATATGAACGAATACCTCTATGAATTGTCTGATTACGTGAACAACACTCCGGCAATAAAGGGTGTGCCTAATGGGCTATATTCTGTAACAGACGGTGAAGAGCAAGGCGTTTTGTTCTGCTTTAAGCATAGCAATGCTGACGAAAAACCTAAGTCTGACAGCTCCCTGTACCCCTACTATTTGCTTTACCTTGATAACAACGGGGAAGTGCTCTATGGGAATGGTAAGGCTCGTGAAGTGGTTAAGCTCTTTAGAAAGCTCTGTTATGGCAAAAGCGTACCTGTTTGTCTATGGTAATCTAATAGTAGGCCACCGTAGTCATTGAAAAACCGGCCACAATAGATTAACCTACTTGAGAGGAAATTCAACAGGTAGGGGCTGGGAGAGATGATCACAATGAACATCAAGCAACAAATTTTAATGATGCATATTCATGAAGGGAAATCGCGCCGGGAAATTGCGAAAATAACAGGGATCAATCGGGACACCGTAGGAAAGTACATTGGACAATATGAGGAAGGGAGACAGCAATTATTGTCGAGCGGGTCGGCAGATATCCAGGCACTAGTCGACACCCTCACTTCTGCCCCCAAGTATACTGTGGGCATTCGACCCAAAAGAAAAATGACTGACGAGGTTGTGAACAGGATCCAGTTCTATCTTGACGAGAATGAAACTAAGCGAAATCAGGGGCGGCACAAGCAGCAAAAAAAAGCCATTGATATCTTTGAAGCACTGGAAGCCGAGGGTACTCAACTAAGTTACAGTACCGTTCTTCGAACCATTAGAAGCTTGGAACGGAAACCAAAGGAAGCGTTTATTAAGGCTCTGTATGAACTTGGAGACATTTGCGAATTTGATTGGGGTGAGGTTAAACTAAAAATTAATGGAAAATTTCAAGTTTTTCAGATGGCCGTATTCACAACGGCTTACGGGAACTATCGCTTTGCTTATCTGTTCACCAAACAAACAACAGAGTGTTTTCAGGAAGCACACGCCCTGTTTTTCCAGCATATCGGCCAAGTGTATCGTACCATGGTGTACGATAACATGAAAGTCGCGGTGAAAAGGTTTATTGGAACGGAGAAGGAGCCGACGCAAGGATTGCTTCAATTGTCGCTCTACTATGGTTTTCAGTATCGGTTTTGCAATATTCGCAAGGGCAACGAAAAAGGTCATGTGGAGCGAAGCGTCGAGGTCGTTCGCCGAAAAGCCTTCGCTTTTCGGGACGAATTTGAATCCCTGGAGGAGGCAAATCAATATTTGCAGGATGTGTGCACTAAGCGTAATCGTAAGTCCCATGATGAGTACAACGGCCAGACGGCGGAGGAACGATTGGAAGAAGAGCGCCCCGCATTGCTGCCCACCCTTCCACCATTTGATGCAGCTCGCGTGATTTATGGACGGGTGAACAAATATTCCACCATCATCGTTGATCAGAATCGTTACTCAGTACCGGATCATTTGGTAGGTGAATCGATCATGATTAAAGCATATGCGACCCGGGTGCGATGCTTCCATCAGGAATCCTTGGTAGCGGAGCATGTGCGATTAACCGGCAACCACGAGTGGCGGCTTGATCTGAATCATTATTTGGATACGCTAAGGAAAAAACCTGGTGCATTTGCCGGTAGTGCGGCATGGCAGCAGGCTCCTAAAAGGATAAAAGAAATATACGAAACATATTATACCAAACAAGACAAGGAATTTATACAGCTATTGCAATATATTCGAGACGATGTCCCATTTGCGGAAGTCGAGCAAGCTATTCGGGAGCTGGAGAAAATTCATCCGGCTCAAGTGACTACGGATAAAATTAAAGTGCTTTGTGCTAGGAATCGTGACGCGATGCCTGTTGTTCAACCAAATCTCTCGAAAACGGGAAAAGAGATTGTAGAGCGGTCAGCACAGCAGCTTCGCATGTACGATGACATGTTTGATACCCATACACCAAAAGCAAAGGAGGACGTTGCATGAGTAACGCGCCGCGCAAGGCGTTTAAGGAAGCGATATTGGAATATAGCAAAGAACTGAGACTCCCTATGATTCGTAAGCATTTGGATGAGCAAGTTCGGGAGTCAACGCAGCAGGATGCCAGTTATGAAGCATTTCTGGCGCAGTTACTGGAGAAGGAATGTGATGCTCGTCGGGAAGCCTCGCGGCATAATCGCATTCGTCTGGCTGAATTTACACATAAAAAGTACCTTGAAGATTTGGTCATCGCGGATTTGCCAGATGATGCCCAAAAGAAGTTAAAGCAGCTGAAAACATTAGAGTTTATTCAGGAGGGGCGCAACATTATTCTGGCGGGGAACCCGGGAACAGGCAAGACGCATGTGAGTATTGGGCTAGGCTTAAAGGCCTGCCTGGAGGGATATAAAGTATGGTTTACAACTGTTCCCCTCCTCATTAACCGGATTAAAGAATGCCGAGCAGAGCAAACTCTTCGAGCCTTCCAGAACCGCTTTGAAAAATATGATTTGGTTATTGCCGATGAAATGGGTTATATATCTTTTGATAAGGAAGGATCTGAATTATTGTTTACCCATTTGTCGCTGAGGGCTGGTCGCAAATCGACAATCATCACAACCAACTTATCCTTCGAACGATGGGGTGAAATTTTTCAGGATCCCGTGATGACGGCGGCCATGATTGACCGGTTGACGCATCAGTCATACATCGTCAACATGAATGGAAACTCGTACCGCATGAAAGAAACGAAGGAGTGGTTACAACAACAGCAACTGGCATGAAGAAAAAAACAATAACCCTGTATAAAGGTTTATCATGTTTTTGATAAACATTTATACAGGGTGTAACAAGCGATAGCGCGTTAGCATTCATCGTGAAACAATGCTCTTTGAAAACTAAATATGCTTATGAAACGACTAAATTTTTTTTTCTTAGTGGCCGAAAATTAAATGACTATATGGCCTAATTTTAAGTTGACAAATACACCTGTTCAGCCCTTGTTTGACCAGTTCTTTCAGAAAACAAACAATACAAAGGACATGAAGATTTATTCCGAGCTTCTCAACAAGGCGGTACATTCCATCAAGGGTGAAGAAGAAGAAAAAGCCTTCCAAGCCACCTTTGACTTTGGCGGATTCAACAATGCTTTTGCCGAGGAAACGACGGATGACTTTGAACTGATTTCTTTTTTAGTAGTGGAATGATTATCACATAATTCCCAATAACATCGGTAATATCATACCAGGAGGTACTTAATGTCAATATCCTTAACAAATATTAGAGTGAATAACTTTAGATCATTGGAAAACATTGATTTAACAATCAATAAAACCAATATTATCATAGGACAGAATAATTGTGGAAAATCCAACCTGCTCAAAGCAATAAATATTGCTTTTGGTAACGTTCGAGATATTTTGTGAATGGTAAAATAAAGTGCAATGATTTTGGCAAACAATAGTGCAGTGATTTTGGCAAATAAAAATACAACTTTTCAATCCGTCAAGTAACATCACCTAGGAGAAGAATGGTACAATCTTCCTTGGGGGTGACAGAAAGGATGACAGATTGGAAAATGTATAGTGAAATTCAACAAAAGAAAAAAGAGGGTTTTAAAAAGACCCAGGCAGCTAGAAAACTAGGCATTAATTTCAGAACAGTAAACAAATATTGGGACATGCCACCGGATGAGTACGCGCTTACTCTAGAGGATACCCGTACAAGATGCAAAAAAGGCGATATTTATGAGGAAGAGCTTGTCAGTTGGCTAAAAGATAATCCTGATATGTCTTCAGCGCAGCTTTATGACTGGCTCAAAGAGCGGCATGGTGACGCGAAGCTTTCTGACAGAACATTAAGACTTTATGTAGCGCATTTAAGAATAGAGTACAACATTCCAAAGAGGGCAAATTTCAGACAATATGAAGCGCTAGAAGACCCGCCAATGGGCTATCAAGCGCAGGTAGATATGGGCCAGATATGGTTAAAAAAGGCTGACGGAAAACGAACACAAGTATACTGCTTTGCAATGGTGCTGTCTCACTCACGGTACAAGTTTGTATACTGGACTGACCGGCCCTTTACTACACAGATGTTTGTGAATGCTCATAACAAAGCATTTGCCTACTTTGGGGGCAAGCCAAAAGAGATTGTATATGATCAGGATAAAGTGCTGGCAGTATCTGAAAATAGTGGTGATATCATCTACACCGAAGGATTTCAGCATTATACAAGTATAATGAAATTTAAGGTTTATTTGTGTAAGGGTGCTGATCCAGAGACCAAAGGACGAGTCGAAGCCGTTGTGAAATATGCAAAATATAATTTTGCCAAGCATCGCATATTTGATAATATAGATGACTTTAACCAGCTTTGTCTTGCTTGGCTTGAAAGAACAGGCAATGCAAAGGTTCATGAAATTACAAAAAAGATACCAGCAGAAGTGTTCGCCCTTGAAAAACAACACCTGATGCCGGTACCTGCATATAAAAACATATCTTCCAGTAAAAGTTTACCTTATATCGTCAGAAAAGACAATACAGTTTTATATAAGTCCAACCGATATAGGGTTCCAAAGGGAACATATAAACCTGGTCTAAAAGTAAATTTACTAATCGACAAGGGCAGTATGGTAATTGCAGATGTGGAAACGGGTGAAATATACGCAAGACATAAGATATCTATTGACAAGGGTAAATTAATTTCAATAAACCATCAGGAGAGAGATTTAAATAATAAACAGGAACTGCTCTATCAAAAAGCTTTTAAATCTCTGCTCTATCTTGATGAGGCAAGAGTACTGCTTGATGCTATAAAGAAAGATAAACCACGGTATTTTAAAGACCAATTAGGCGTAATACTGAGGATATGTGAAGAGATACTTGATCCTTATGTCATAAGACAGGCACTACATTACTGTGTTGAGAAAAAACTTTGGTCAGCGGGTGACTTTAGGTCAAGTATGGAATATTTTAAGGAATTGCAACAGGAGCCACATAAAGCATCACCATTGAAGATATCCCAAATACCGTCAAAATATAAGGGCAACAATCCTAAGGTAAGGGATATCAATGAATACAAGAGAGCAATGAAGGGATGTGTGGCTGATGATTAACATGAAAGATATAAAAGCGGACGCGTACAGCCTAGGTTTAATCAATACGAGGGACAGCATCGATAAACTCATAAAAGTCGCAGAAGAAAAGAATCAGACTTATACCGAGCTTATTTCAGCTGTATTAACAGGAGAACTAAAATATAGAGTAAACAGAGCAAAGGAGAAACGAATCAAGGAGGCTGGTTTCCCCTACATAAAAAAACTGGAAGATTTTGACGTCAGTTTTCAGTATTCGATTACCGAGAAACAACTAAAGCAACTTGCTGAGCTTAAGTGGATTGAACAAATGTATAATCTAATATTTTTAGGCCCTCCGGGTGTTGGAAAGTCGCATCTTAGCATAGCATTGGCCTATAAGGCAGCACAGGAAGGTTATAAGGTAAGTTTCACCACTATGAGTAACCTGGTACAGATACTAAGGACCCAGGAGATATCCAGAAGAAGCAAAACTAAGATTAACAGGATATATAAGTCCAGTCTTGTTGTAATTGATGAAGTTGGGTACCTTCCGATAGAAAGAACGGATGCAAACCTTTTTTTTCAGTTAATATCAGATTTGCATGAGCAGGCATCTATAATCATAACATCAAACAAAGGTTTTGAGGAATGGACAGAGTTTTTAGGAGATGCGGCATTAGCTACCGCAATCTTGGACAGACTTACGTACCGTTGCGATATGATTTCACTAGAAGGAAAAAGTTATCGATTAGAACACAGAAGTTCATTCTTAGGCAAAAATTAAAACTAGTTATAGAACTAGCCTGGATTAGTACTTCGAGCCTATGCTGGCAGTCAAGGGCTGGCGTTAGCCAGGCGCAGCTTTACCCTTTACTGCCCCCGTATAATACCCTATTGTTAGTTGGTCTTGCAAAGCATGACCAACTGCCTACCGGCGAGGGCGGGTATGGGCAGAGCCCATAAAAAGTGAATGTATACGCAAACCTGAAGGGAAAGAATAAACGGGCGGATAAAAAAGTTGTATTTTTATTTGCCAAAAAACATGCAAAAGTACTTGCCAGTAACATATTTCTGAATCTGATATTTTTATTTCATCAGAGGAAAGAATTTCAAGCACTAAAACAGCTACAATAGATATTTTATTGAAGCCAGTAGACTTAGAAGGTACTTTTCAAAAAACATTTTCTGATTTCTGGATAAGTGTGTTTACAGATTCTTGGATTACACCTGACGAAACCAATGGAGATTACGTCGGAATAAGAACTGTCCTTCAATACGATATAAGAAAAGATGACTATATTATTGTCAAAAAGCCTATTCAGGAATGGAATGATTCTATTGAAACATCAGTTGTTGGCGCAAAGAAAAGCTTTGGAAATGATATGGTTGATTCATTGACATCTTTTTATATGGATGCTCATCGTGATGCTGTTGAAGATATCAAAAACAGAAAATCATTTTTTGGTAAAGCTACGTCGCAAAGTGATTTATCAGATCAGCTAACTTCGGAATTAGAAGGACAGCTAAACCATATAAATTCAGAAATTGTTCGAAATATACCTGCGCTACAACAAACAAATAGAAGAATGTCTTCTATAGGTAAAACAATGGGTTCATCAACAGGTACTGTGGAAATTGAACCCCTCGCTAGAAAAATTTCTGATTTACACAAAGGAATGGACATTGTATATAAAGACGGCGTAGCTGCTCAGTTTTCCATATCACAACACGGAATGGGGACACGAAGTTGGATATCTTTTTTAACACTAGGTGCTTATGTAGATTGGCACAACGAAAAACTAAAGCAGGATGATGAAGATGCTGAAAATTATACAATGTTGACAATGGAAGAACCTGAGGCGCATTTACACCCTCAAGCTCAACGTCAACTGTACTTTCAAATAAGTGAATTTGATGGGCAGAAAATTATTAGCACTCACTCTCCTAGCGTTCTTGCTCAAGCAGACCTAAGGGATATTATTTATATTAATAAGCAGCAAGGTAAAACTAGTGTGAAGCGTTTTAATGTAGGTCAATATACTCCGGAAGAATTGAATCGAATAGAGCGAGAAGTTATCAATACAAGAGGTGAATTGCTGTTCTCTAATGCTATTGTTCTATGTGAAGGGATAACCGAAGAACAAGCCTTACCAATATACTTCAAAGAATACTTCGGATTTGAAGCAATTTGTAGCGGTATAAATATAATCGGAATTGGCGGTCAGAATTACAAAACATTTCTAAATTTAATTAAAGACCTTGATATCCCTTGGTTTATTTTCAGCGATGGTGAAACTGAAACCAAAAAGACTGTTAA
This window harbors:
- a CDS encoding plasmid mobilization protein, which codes for MAKRARNIQLHFMVTEQERSFIAEKMEQLGTKNLGAYLRKMAVDGYVIQLDLSDIRELVSLLRRTSNSLNQLTKRVHETGNIYSDDIEELRKSYDKLWETADEILCRLSTI
- a CDS encoding CD1845 family protein, producing MLLSILAFVLFAIGLATMLLLGETNEGLKVLFIAYLISPYGIPMLAAWFLGTIGGINERLKSI
- a CDS encoding relaxase/mobilization nuclease domain-containing protein, with amino-acid sequence MATTRLISMHQNKGKSIADCLADRTDYAKNPSKTNDGELIRSFECDPKTIQGEFLLAKRQYSDITGRQQENDVIAYQIRQSFKPDEISPELANKIGYELGMSFTKGNHAFIVATHIDKAHIHNHIIFNSTSLDCTKKFRDFLGSGKAVRKISDRLCLENSLSIIENPKRGKNHYGKWLGDKKPLSHSEKLRQIIDEVLTRKPADFTVFLEEMKLAGFEIKQGNNISFKGENQKKFIRLRSLGNGYSEDEIKAIISGEKAPINKKNHHQTPPSRVNLLVDIQAKLQAGKGAGYEQWAKIFNLKQMAQTINFLTENKLLAYEDLEKKSLNATDNFNRLSTEIKAAEKRMAEIAILKAHIINYAKTREVYTAYRKAGYSKKFYEEHAADLLLHKASKATFDELGLKKLSTVKSLQAEYAELLSKKKQAYGIYHAAKKEMQEVLTAKANIDRLLQSEPPVKENEKAPNQR
- a CDS encoding helix-turn-helix domain-containing protein; this translates as MNISYKKLWIELIKRDIKKSDLRKLTGLSAGTITKLNKNEPVSVAVLLSVCEVLQCDIGDICSAVSDGNVTENN
- a CDS encoding helicase-related protein, with the translated sequence MGNVIASTEQMIEKINDVLKSKKNAVVNIVNDKLTLSVFALLEQNLKNVKEINFVIRDTKFVPEKSEISHEFEMAPADILYNSYDIVEKNKLKHFAKAKAMHDFIKANVSVKRANPKTKIGGNIIIIDDDFMIQGSSSLEVSPKKSKNSYRNINFDTMLNGTMDKDQILSALNIFNQIWFNDQVSSDYKEELLQSLSFVYKEHSPEFLYYYTLNELFGYQIDSGIERFERDSERFKKTEIWQSLYDFQKDCVVSAIQKLQKYRGCIIADSVGLGKTFEALAVIKYFEIKMDNVLVLTPAKLYDNWNSFRGTYKDSFLNEIFNYRIMFHTDLSRYKGMSQSGQDLKRFDWGNYDLVVIDESHNFRNRNDRYDDNDQLIMTRYARLMQDVIKRGKNNTKVLLLSATPVNNSLVDLKNQISIITGDRDFAFQDEGISSVENLLRKSSAVINQWETTPNHNKNDLLDSLPSDFYKLLELMTISRSRKHITSYYGNSSVGKFPSKNKPETRRPEIDSHEKLLKFADTNELLESLELSVYTPTKYIKSEYQKIYAEKYNLKGKRGGSMDFQTQSKGMIVMHRFNLFKRLESSVYSFAETIRRLVEKIDRTVEILNRGGFVDEETGTTDEEYEYLEGKYEIEVAHLRVADYLYDLEGDKIILEKIYNDAKSILDENRDLKIRTLQDEIIKKVTQMPYNSGNKKIIVFTAFSDTAEYIYQQIADELKKNYLYTACVTGKGVKTNNKHVDNDFNSLLCAFSPKSKMKKEIPADKQIDILIGTDCISEGQNLQDCDTVINFDIQWNPVSLIQRFGRIDRIGSTNERIQMINFFPNLELNEYLGLEQRVKGKMTTLNIVSTGDEDFLSPEMNDFNFRKRQLERLKDEVIDIEDANENISLTDLNMNEYLYELSDYVNNTPAIKGVPNGLYSVTDGEEQGVLFCFKHSNADEKPKSDSSLYPYYLLYLDNNGEVLYGNGKAREVVKLFRKLCYGKSVPVCLW
- the istA gene encoding IS21 family transposase, whose product is MITMNIKQQILMMHIHEGKSRREIAKITGINRDTVGKYIGQYEEGRQQLLSSGSADIQALVDTLTSAPKYTVGIRPKRKMTDEVVNRIQFYLDENETKRNQGRHKQQKKAIDIFEALEAEGTQLSYSTVLRTIRSLERKPKEAFIKALYELGDICEFDWGEVKLKINGKFQVFQMAVFTTAYGNYRFAYLFTKQTTECFQEAHALFFQHIGQVYRTMVYDNMKVAVKRFIGTEKEPTQGLLQLSLYYGFQYRFCNIRKGNEKGHVERSVEVVRRKAFAFRDEFESLEEANQYLQDVCTKRNRKSHDEYNGQTAEERLEEERPALLPTLPPFDAARVIYGRVNKYSTIIVDQNRYSVPDHLVGESIMIKAYATRVRCFHQESLVAEHVRLTGNHEWRLDLNHYLDTLRKKPGAFAGSAAWQQAPKRIKEIYETYYTKQDKEFIQLLQYIRDDVPFAEVEQAIRELEKIHPAQVTTDKIKVLCARNRDAMPVVQPNLSKTGKEIVERSAQQLRMYDDMFDTHTPKAKEDVA
- the istB gene encoding IS21-like element helper ATPase IstB; translation: MSNAPRKAFKEAILEYSKELRLPMIRKHLDEQVRESTQQDASYEAFLAQLLEKECDARREASRHNRIRLAEFTHKKYLEDLVIADLPDDAQKKLKQLKTLEFIQEGRNIILAGNPGTGKTHVSIGLGLKACLEGYKVWFTTVPLLINRIKECRAEQTLRAFQNRFEKYDLVIADEMGYISFDKEGSELLFTHLSLRAGRKSTIITTNLSFERWGEIFQDPVMTAAMIDRLTHQSYIVNMNGNSYRMKETKEWLQQQQLA
- a CDS encoding AAA family ATPase, with the protein product MSISLTNIRVNNFRSLENIDLTINKTNIIIGQNNCGKSNLLKAINIAFGNVRDIL